DNA from Podospora pseudopauciseta strain CBS 411.78 chromosome 5 map unlocalized CBS411.78m_5, whole genome shotgun sequence:
ttgccccttttccatcaaTAATTTCATCCAAACTAATCACTCCCGTCCTCACCATTGTCCCCCCCCTTTAaaatcccatccccctctctcAACAACTCTCTGACCTCTTTCCCgcccacccccatctcctgcCATTtaaccaacaacctcctcggcagTTCCCACTCCTTCTCCGCTTGCGGCCGGTCCCCCTGCTGcacaaaccccctcatcctctccatccccctataaacctccctcaccaactctttcgtcttcttttttctatccatcccaccacccccttgtCGTCTCCCCTGCTCCCCACCACAATGCTctctcatctcctccctcaatcCCCTAGCCATGTCGtacaccctccccacaacaAGATCTATCGTGCCCGCCATTGGGTTTAACGGATCCATCGTTGTTCTCATTTTGCGGATTGTTTCAGTGGCGGTAATGAGCTTGGAGTAGTTGTTGTAGACTAGCGCCTTTTTTTCGGCGTCGAGGGCGCGGATTTCCGAGAGGAGGCGGGTGTatgtgtggaggagggaggagagggaggaggactcgaggagggaggttagGTACTGcgtgggggagaaggaggaagagtcgAGGATTGAGGCGGGGGTTGATGCTggcgggggggaagggggggaggaggtggtggtggttgttatAGAAGGGACAGTGGTGCGGAGGTTGTAGTATTCGCGGAGGGCGGCGCGGGAgcgtttggggggttggttggtggggatggagaggttgggggagctggggagggaggtggagggggggttgatgtcgagggaggggcgggcggaggtggtgggggtgtagaggtttgaggaggaggggattcGACGGGGGGGGTCGCGGGGGGTGGCTATTGTTGACattttggggatgggattggtggtggtggtggtggtggttgtggttctattggtgatgggtggcgtcgggtgtggtggtggtgggtgtgttggtgttgggaatGGGTAGTTGTGGGTGATGGTATagttgaggttgatgaggctgaCAGAGTCGTGTTTGGTTGATGAAGCTGAGGTAAGGTTATTAATAAGGGTTGAATTGACGTCGTGTCTCTTGGAAAGTGGGCGGATCCTTCCCGAGGGAGTGGGACCGCGCTAATTCCCCGCGGATGCAGGGGTCTTTGTTAGCGGCTGACCTTGTAACGACAGTGGGTCTCGATGCTGAGCTTCAACAACTTCAGTTGAGAAACcgagatgatgggatggggagtcATCTGAACTTGACGAGAGCTTTGTGAGATTAAATCACGGGAATAAAAGCTTCTTTGTTTGCTTTGGGTAAGAGGCAATTCATATCGAGGATTGCTGTGAACTAAAAGTATACCTATTCACCACCTATCCTTCAATACAAACACCATATGAGAGTATCGCGAACTAACATTATTTAACTATGGCTCCAGAACCGGGTCGGTCCCGCAACAATCGACGATTTCATCCTTATGGGAGTTCTTATGTTGATTCCCCGCTCAAGTTTCTGAGGCGACCTACTGATCCGAATGTTCGGTCGCTCTCAGCAGCAGATTCTGGCAGCGAGGACCAGCAGGACGATAGCACGCTTTCTTCTCTTGCGGACAGTGTACTACTTAAGAGCCACTCGAACGACGGGCCCTCTCACCTAGACGACCATAGCGATACAGAAGAGTCCCACGAGCTGGGGTCTTCTTCCAATCCCATCGACCTGACTAGTCTCCTTATTAATTCCCAGACGCCACCTGGCAAGAGTGTCGCCGGCAAGACCGTTTCACGGTTTAAAGTTGCCCCTCAGCCCGATTTTGGCAATCAAAAGTCTAAAAGAGGTGGGCCACAGTCTGCGAAAGCTCCGGTCACCCCAAACGTGATCCAGCCTCGGCAACGCTCTCACTCAGATCTCATCAGCCACAACCCAGCAGAGCCCAAGGCAGCAGCATCCCGGAATCACAGCAATCAAAACCACACAGATTCCCAAGGCACAAATCCcaccaaagaaaacaagatCAGACTCCGAGTCCCGccccacaaccacccaagGACGACCGTTACCAATATCTCACCTCGATCTGCTCCACAGCAGAATCGCACCAGTCAACCGGACACTTTACCCCCTATGACCCCCCAAAAGcgacccccaacccaacccgtTCCTCACGGCCGTCCCACCCAGCAACGCCGGCTCAtggccccccctcccgcagCACCATCCACTATCGGACCCAGCAGCCCACCAACCAACGTGCCCCGGCCCCCTCAAAACAACCAAATGgacctctccctccaactTCAaaccgccctctccaccacctccctccccttcccctccctccccttcctaaCCCGCCTAGTCCAATCccgcaacccccctccccccttcccctctttACTAGCAACCACCCGCGCGAGAATATTATCCTcagacatcaccaccgacatGCTCGACCCAGCCTACATCAATtcccactccctcccctctgAGATATCGAACCCTCTCACAAAATCTGCCACCTTGCCTCACGACGTGGTGGTTCAAGTGTTGGATATCATCAACATCTCCAAGTCAAAGTGGGAGCaagtggaggagttggaagCCAAGGCtcggggggaggagaagaggggaagggaggtTGTCAGGTTACCTACCgcgaggggggatggggaggttgatcaAGGGACGCAGGCGGGGACACAGTTCCAGACGCAGCAAAGGGGAGAAGGGAAAGCAACGCATAGAATTCTTTTTCAGGATCCAAAAGGGGGAAAGATTTACGGGCTGGAATTGGTCAGGGTGGAGAAGCTTGGTGTGGGGAAGACGAATATGGGGGAGAAGTGGCTATTGAAAAAGGGAACGAGCGTGAgcaggggggtggtgatgctcGAGCCGGGGAGGTGTGAGTGTTTGGGTGGGAAGGTGGAGGTTTGGAATCGGGCGTGGAATGAAGGgcggttggagaggttgagggtggagGCGACTGGGGAGGGCACTGGTTAGGATCGGAGTTCaaaaggggtgggggggaagggggggggcttGTTGGTACTGCAGCTCAGTACAATGTGTAGTAGCCGTTAATTTATATCCTTTCGAAAGGGGAACTAGGCATATCAAGTATATTTCGGGGTTTATCAGCCATCTAGTTATCTTTCAAGGTCTATTAGCTACTTCTAAAAGAATTTCGAGCATCTTTAAAGGCTTATTGACCATCCTTTGAGGCATAGTTTAGGATACTATCACACGTCAGCTTATCATGCAGTGCCAGTTACTTTTTGTCCACAGTGTAGCGAGGTTATTGTTTTGCTGAGGGTGTAGCATCGAAAGAGTGAAGAGTAAGGTGAAAGTGAAGGAGAGTGATATGGGAGGCACTGGTGACTACTGAGCCTGCGGTTGCTGCAGCTCCGGTAGGTCCCCCACCCCGCGATCGGCCACCTAAACCGTCTGCATCCTCATATCACTCGGCAAATCTTCAACATCCACTATCTGGAAGGG
Protein-coding regions in this window:
- a CDS encoding uncharacterized protein (COG:S; EggNog:ENOG503P2WE); this encodes MSTIATPRDPPRRIPSSSNLYTPTTSARPSLDINPPSTSLPSSPNLSIPTNQPPKRSRAALREYYNLRTTVPSITTTTTSSPPSPPPASTPASILDSSSFSPTQYLTSLLESSSLSSLLHTYTRLLSEIRALDAEKKALVYNNYSKLITATETIRKMRTTMDPLNPMAGTIDLVVGRVYDMARGLREEMREHCGGEQGRRQGGGGMDRKKKTKELVREVYRGMERMRGFVQQGDRPQAEKEWELPRRLLVKWQEMGVGGKEVRELLREGDGILKGGDNGEDGSD
- a CDS encoding uncharacterized protein (EggNog:ENOG503P3I3; COG:S), with translation MAPEPGRSRNNRRFHPYGSSYVDSPLKFLRRPTDPNVRSLSAADSGSEDQQDDSTLSSLADSVLLKSHSNDGPSHLDDHSDTEESHELGSSSNPIDLTSLLINSQTPPGKSVAGKTVSRFKVAPQPDFGNQKSKRGGPQSAKAPVTPNVIQPRQRSHSDLISHNPAEPKAAASRNHSNQNHTDSQGTNPTKENKIRLRVPPHNHPRTTVTNISPRSAPQQNRTSQPDTLPPMTPQKRPPTQPVPHGRPTQQRRLMAPPPAAPSTIGPSSPPTNVPRPPQNNQMDLSLQLQTALSTTSLPFPSLPFLTRLVQSRNPPPPFPSLLATTRARILSSDITTDMLDPAYINSHSLPSEISNPLTKSATLPHDVVVQVLDIINISKSKWEQVEELEAKARGEEKRGREVVRLPTARGDGEVDQGTQAGTQFQTQQRGEGKATHRILFQDPKGGKIYGLELVRVEKLGVGKTNMGEKWLLKKGTSVSRGVVMLEPGRCECLGGKVEVWNRAWNEGRLERLRVEATGEGTG